In one window of Posidoniimonas corsicana DNA:
- a CDS encoding LamG-like jellyroll fold domain-containing protein translates to MAGGNKRAGTASRRSWFERLEDRVLLAGDPVAEWKFDSSTGAVLVDSVSSADGVVTGSSVYNSTGTGLVDVMPVWTASNPTQWGDGTQNGALRLFSDTDGAIVDASDAPQFTAVSLWFKADTTSPTRYNPNGSGGGNTSGTPVAMPLFESGSGSSGVSIYLYNDRLYVGAWNSSIPGWTNGTWLYTSQHAVVAGRWHHVVLTITPSSSPQAGGMVGYLDGVQFGEGNGATVAGGESMALGRTDGTTRFLLGTGGGSVLNNNSASSSNNRGFAGYLDEARLYNEPLSAADVVEIYEATAPDTPEEEWLIRDSGRAAVIGRFRFAGQLASEHFVFKWGPDLTNAMQPVSTYIQQNLNRLEMAWDIIVEQSGMAPPSARNGVNYKINAYILDTGLWWVDANGGTFSGAFAGPDPTGFSAMYVSPWALGQFQSPRSIYVEPWGQVANTTTTPHEFTHVLQSESGGFGASDFSGPFYEAHANFGASLVDPYDSGNFRAEITARSSINGRYGERRHRYSMATDFRYQAHPFLNYLTELPEYGAAFVTSGLWSDTDAQGPGKDPWLVLRNNFSSDEQFAQVYAEYVASTVTYKSLYGGDLLSGLPSIPAHDTTQRYFRTYLEPVGSSPGWYQVPEQDTPEQYGANLIKLTPIDRVAGQAHVVEVDLDGYVLPGQSSGVYATLVAISGSGAAVQERFSESWQDGTLTFTLQPDETDLYLAVTAIPSAHKSYIWSHPFHPAGNIGYGLDRFPYRVSIDGAVPARSEEAGARPAPNASAVRHINPDGSIGGWKTVAVPASVYLGPNVWVTGGLLRENARIEGYATITGGLVAGNAVVYGHAIIAGGSVRDDASVGDYATIAGGAVSGEARVTGDALVSGGQIRDQALVTDYATIVGGSTVVGGQTVVKGYGVVDNADMQGNAIVMSSGLAAGTGLVTDRGVQFNGEPSPQESPLMTRQYNNLFARYTFDTRDDNAVWDDFNTTYGWMSDTPADWAFSSGVSGLSGVLGFGTDEQYVELSTELAAFSDQTLQLWARWDGTGDTDQRLFEFSRDADNYLYLQPTSRQGGVKFEISVDGVARTLYAVEPLIAGAWQHVAVTFEDYTATLWVDGAAVAAKTSVTMNPHQIRATSALLGKGVGDESGFRGDIDNFLIFSDTRTSAEILSDVRQVLGGGYTPGPAAEIDHDPGDYNRDGQVDAADYTVWRDTVGVAVATPGAGADGDYNGVVDDADYAVWRSHFGIVTPEGQDVMPDPDEQLLIAHYAFNGDASDSSQEYDTQTTGEPVYITGVDGLAIHLDGANDFVTLPPGVASHDDITVSAWVYWDGGDAWQRLFDFGNNTTEYMFLTPSAGGGAVMRFAITVGGNGAEQVLETAAMTPGVWTHVAVTLDGDIGTLYVNGSVADSEPITLNPSDFAPALNYIGESQWPDPLLEGRVDEVRIYNYALSATEIGGLAASAPATSAGESEVEPNEPWVLAFASVGLSQTGPSAAATDAAMATPIAPLENSVADELVALQLESQRTRRGHEPFSGASMQLADSTEDYLEAKPPVGSPLETSVSDNAFQR, encoded by the coding sequence GTGCTGTTGGCGGGGGACCCGGTCGCCGAGTGGAAATTTGATTCCTCCACCGGCGCCGTTCTGGTCGATTCCGTCAGCTCGGCCGACGGCGTTGTCACGGGGTCGTCGGTTTACAACTCAACCGGAACGGGGCTGGTCGATGTGATGCCCGTGTGGACCGCCTCGAACCCGACCCAGTGGGGCGACGGGACTCAGAACGGCGCCCTACGCCTGTTCAGCGACACCGACGGAGCGATCGTCGACGCGTCTGACGCCCCCCAGTTCACCGCGGTCAGCCTATGGTTCAAGGCCGACACGACCAGTCCTACCCGCTACAACCCCAACGGGTCGGGTGGCGGGAACACCTCGGGCACGCCGGTGGCGATGCCGCTGTTCGAGTCCGGGTCCGGCTCGAGTGGCGTCAGCATCTACCTCTACAACGACCGGCTGTACGTCGGCGCTTGGAACTCGAGCATCCCGGGCTGGACCAATGGCACTTGGCTGTACACGTCGCAACACGCGGTTGTCGCCGGGAGGTGGCACCACGTGGTGCTGACTATCACGCCTTCCAGTTCCCCCCAGGCCGGCGGCATGGTGGGATACCTCGACGGCGTTCAGTTCGGCGAGGGCAACGGTGCGACCGTAGCTGGGGGGGAGTCAATGGCATTAGGCCGGACTGACGGCACGACGCGATTCTTGCTGGGGACGGGGGGCGGATCCGTACTGAACAACAACTCCGCGAGTAGCAGCAACAACCGGGGGTTTGCCGGGTACCTCGACGAGGCGAGGTTGTACAACGAGCCGCTTTCGGCGGCCGATGTGGTGGAGATCTACGAGGCTACCGCGCCTGACACGCCTGAGGAGGAGTGGCTAATCCGCGACTCGGGCCGCGCGGCGGTGATCGGAAGATTTCGCTTCGCCGGGCAGCTTGCAAGCGAGCACTTTGTCTTCAAGTGGGGCCCAGACCTGACCAACGCGATGCAGCCGGTCTCGACCTACATCCAGCAGAACCTGAACCGGCTGGAGATGGCTTGGGACATCATCGTCGAGCAGTCGGGCATGGCGCCGCCTTCGGCCCGCAACGGCGTCAACTACAAGATCAACGCGTACATCCTCGACACCGGGTTGTGGTGGGTGGACGCAAACGGCGGGACGTTCTCCGGCGCGTTCGCTGGGCCCGACCCGACCGGCTTCTCCGCGATGTACGTATCGCCATGGGCGCTAGGCCAGTTTCAGAGCCCCAGGAGCATCTACGTCGAGCCGTGGGGGCAGGTTGCAAACACCACCACCACGCCGCACGAGTTCACCCACGTGCTGCAGAGCGAGTCCGGCGGCTTCGGTGCGAGCGACTTCTCGGGACCGTTCTACGAGGCGCACGCCAACTTCGGCGCCTCGCTGGTCGACCCCTACGACAGCGGCAACTTCCGGGCCGAGATCACCGCACGCAGCTCGATCAACGGACGCTACGGCGAACGGCGGCATCGCTACTCAATGGCGACCGACTTCCGCTACCAGGCGCACCCCTTCCTGAACTACCTGACCGAGCTCCCGGAGTACGGCGCAGCGTTCGTCACGTCCGGCCTCTGGTCGGACACCGACGCCCAGGGGCCGGGCAAGGACCCGTGGCTCGTCCTGCGGAACAACTTCTCGTCAGACGAGCAATTTGCGCAAGTCTACGCGGAATACGTCGCTAGCACAGTGACCTACAAATCGCTGTATGGGGGCGACCTGCTGTCAGGGCTGCCTTCGATCCCCGCGCACGACACGACCCAACGTTACTTCCGCACCTACCTGGAGCCGGTGGGGTCCAGCCCTGGGTGGTACCAGGTTCCCGAGCAGGACACGCCCGAGCAGTACGGCGCGAACCTCATCAAGCTGACGCCGATCGACCGTGTCGCCGGGCAGGCGCACGTGGTGGAGGTTGACCTGGACGGCTACGTGCTTCCCGGTCAATCGAGCGGCGTGTATGCAACTCTGGTGGCGATTAGCGGCTCGGGCGCCGCGGTCCAGGAACGGTTCAGCGAGTCGTGGCAGGATGGCACGCTCACTTTCACGCTGCAGCCGGACGAGACCGACCTCTACCTCGCCGTGACCGCGATCCCGTCGGCCCACAAGAGCTATATTTGGTCACACCCGTTCCATCCGGCTGGCAACATCGGCTACGGTTTGGACCGGTTTCCATACCGGGTTTCGATCGATGGCGCGGTTCCAGCACGTTCGGAGGAGGCTGGCGCCCGGCCGGCGCCGAACGCCAGCGCGGTCAGGCACATCAACCCGGACGGTTCGATCGGCGGCTGGAAGACGGTAGCGGTGCCCGCGTCCGTCTACCTAGGGCCCAACGTCTGGGTGACCGGCGGGCTGCTCCGGGAGAACGCCCGGATCGAAGGCTACGCGACGATCACCGGCGGCCTGGTGGCAGGCAACGCGGTGGTGTACGGCCACGCCATAATCGCGGGGGGCAGCGTCCGCGACGACGCGAGCGTAGGCGACTACGCGACCATCGCCGGGGGAGCGGTTTCGGGCGAGGCCCGCGTGACCGGCGACGCGTTGGTGTCCGGCGGCCAGATCAGGGACCAGGCCCTAGTCACGGACTACGCCACGATCGTCGGCGGTAGTACGGTCGTCGGCGGCCAGACGGTGGTGAAGGGGTATGGCGTGGTCGACAACGCCGACATGCAGGGCAACGCAATCGTGATGTCGTCCGGGCTGGCCGCCGGGACGGGCCTGGTGACGGACCGCGGGGTGCAGTTCAACGGCGAACCCTCGCCGCAGGAGTCGCCCCTAATGACGAGGCAGTACAACAACCTGTTCGCCCGCTACACGTTCGACACCCGCGACGACAACGCCGTCTGGGACGACTTCAACACTACCTACGGCTGGATGAGCGACACGCCCGCCGACTGGGCGTTCTCGTCGGGGGTTTCTGGACTATCGGGCGTGCTTGGGTTCGGCACGGACGAGCAGTACGTTGAGCTTTCGACCGAGCTAGCCGCATTCAGCGACCAAACCCTTCAGCTCTGGGCCCGCTGGGATGGAACCGGCGACACTGACCAGAGGCTTTTCGAGTTCTCGCGCGACGCGGACAACTACCTCTACCTGCAGCCGACCTCTAGACAGGGTGGGGTGAAGTTCGAGATCTCAGTCGATGGCGTGGCCCGCACCCTCTACGCTGTCGAACCGCTCATTGCGGGAGCATGGCAGCACGTGGCCGTAACGTTTGAGGACTATACAGCCACTCTTTGGGTGGACGGTGCGGCGGTCGCCGCCAAGACTTCCGTCACGATGAACCCGCACCAGATACGGGCGACGTCGGCCCTGCTCGGCAAGGGAGTGGGGGACGAGAGTGGCTTCCGTGGCGACATCGACAACTTCCTGATCTTCTCCGACACGCGCACCTCTGCGGAGATCCTCTCGGACGTCCGCCAGGTGCTCGGAGGCGGCTACACGCCCGGCCCCGCAGCGGAGATCGACCACGACCCGGGCGACTACAATCGGGACGGCCAAGTCGACGCGGCCGACTACACCGTCTGGCGGGACACGGTAGGCGTTGCAGTGGCGACCCCGGGAGCGGGCGCCGACGGCGACTACAACGGCGTGGTCGACGACGCGGACTACGCCGTGTGGAGGTCGCACTTCGGCATCGTCACGCCCGAGGGGCAGGATGTAATGCCGGACCCTGACGAGCAGCTCTTGATCGCACACTACGCCTTCAACGGCGACGCCTCGGACAGCAGCCAGGAGTACGATACGCAAACCACCGGCGAGCCGGTCTACATAACTGGCGTAGACGGCTTGGCGATCCACCTGGACGGCGCCAACGACTTCGTGACGCTCCCGCCGGGCGTCGCGAGCCACGACGACATAACCGTGTCCGCCTGGGTGTACTGGGATGGGGGCGACGCGTGGCAACGCTTGTTCGACTTCGGCAACAACACGACCGAGTACATGTTCCTGACACCCTCGGCAGGCGGCGGGGCAGTAATGCGGTTCGCCATCACGGTCGGCGGCAACGGCGCCGAACAGGTCCTCGAAACGGCCGCGATGACGCCGGGCGTGTGGACGCACGTTGCCGTGACGCTCGACGGCGACATCGGCACGCTGTACGTGAACGGAAGTGTAGCGGACTCCGAGCCGATCACCCTCAACCCTAGCGACTTCGCGCCGGCGCTCAACTACATCGGCGAGAGCCAGTGGCCCGACCCGCTTCTAGAAGGCCGCGTCGACGAAGTTCGTATCTACAACTATGCATTGTCCGCCACCGAGATTGGCGGCTTAGCAGCCTCGGCCCCCGCAACGTCGGCAGGCGAGAGCGAAGTAGAACCGAATGAGCCGTGGGTGTTGGCGTTCGCATCGGTGGGCTTGTCGCAAACGGGCCCGTCCGCCGCGGCGACTGACGCGGCGATGGCTACGCCAATCGCACCGCTCGAGAATTCGGTCGCCGATGAACTGGTCGCACTGCAACTCGAGAGCCAGCGGACGCGGCGGGGTCACGAGCCGTTTAGCGGCGCCTCAATGCAGCTGGCCGACTCCACCGAAGATTACCTAGAAGCCAAGCCGCCGGTCGGCTCGCCCCTTGAAACTTCCGTTTCGGATAACGCTTTCCAACGCTAA